The genomic window CACCGGTTCTCCGGGCCGCGAGATTTTTGCTTTGTCCTGGTCCGATGCGTCAGTAGATCTCGATGCGCCCGCCCAGATCCTCGGTCTGCGCGAGCTGGCGCACCCACCCGGGGCCGCCCGGGTGCAGACGCAGCACCGGGCGCGACGAGATCTTGATGGGGGAGACGGACTCCTTGCGCGCCCCGGAACGGGCTTCGAGACGAGTGCGTGCCCGGTGGCCGCTCTCGACCAGCTCGGTCAGGTCCGGCGTCTCCTGGGACAGTGACGCGCGGGCCTCGCGCAGCAGCTCGATGGTCTCGTCGAGTGCGCCGATGAGCGCCTCGGAGTTGGACTCGCACATGGCGCGCTGCAGGTCAGGCTCGGTGCCCGCGACCCGGGTGGCGTCCTTGAAGGAGCCGGCGGCCAGGGACTGCGCCAAGGTACCGCCGTTGTCGCCGACCACGGACAGGGTGTTCGCCAGCACGTGGGGCAGGTGCGAGACGCGTGCGACGGCGGCGTCGTGGTTGGCCACCCGCGTCGGGATGGCCTCGGCCTTGGCGTTGATGATCATGCGCACCACATCCGAGAAGAGGTCGGTCCAGCGCTGCGGGACACGCTGGCCGGCTTCCTCGAGCTCGGCGGCGTAATCGTAGGTGACCACCCACGCGGCGCGGTGGAACAGGCCTGCGTGGGAGGCCTTCCAGCCGGAGAACTCCGTGCCGGCCATGGGGTGGCCGCCGACGTAGCGGGACTGCAGGCCGCGGGCCTTGATGGCCTCGTACACCGGGGTCTTGACGCTGACGACGTCGGTGATGCCGCACGACGGGGCCTGGGCGGCGATGGCGTCGAGGGTGGCGTCCACGGCGCCCATGGGCACGGCGACGACGATCAGCGCGGCGTCCTCCTCGGCACGCGACAGGGCCTTGTCCAGGTCATCGGTCGCCTCGAAGCCTTCTTTGACGGCGGCGCGCATGCCCGAGGTCGACTGGGTGTAACCGTAGGCCGGATGTCCGGCCGCGACGAGATCGCGCAACAGCGATCCGCCGATCAGGCCGAGGCCGATAATACAGATGGGGCGGGTTACGTCTCTGGAAGTCACAGTGTCAAGTATGCCCCATTCCGACTAGGGTTACCCACATGGAAGATGAAGGAACCGGCGTAAGCTTCGCCGTCACGGTCGCCTACGGGGAAAACGCGTGGCAGGTGCGCTCGTTCCGGGACGATTTCACGGACCCGCAGGTGGCGGTGGACGCCGTCCGCAACCTGCGCAGCGAGGGCGCCGCGTTCGCCCTGCTGTGCGTGGACGACGACTATTTCGTCATCGTGCGCCCGCACCCCGCCCGGGACATGTTTCTGCTCTCGGACGCGACGATGGCGGTCGACGACGATTTCGCGGCCGACATCCTCGACGAGCTCGAGGCGGACGTCCCGGACCTCGACCCGGAGGAGCTCGACGACATCGACGGGTGGCCCGACGGCGACTTCGACGTGCTCGAGGACCTGGGGCTGAGCGAAGAGGTGCTGGGGGTGCTCGCCGACGACCAGGAGGCCTGGCCGTCCGAGCAGCTCATGCGCATCGCCGAGGAGCTCGGCTTCGGCGAGGAGCTGGCCGAGGCCACCGGCCTGGAGCGGTGACGCTGCCGCGACCGGCCGGACTGCTGCGCGCCGAGACGCGCATGCGCCGTGCGCTGGAGGTCGCGCGCACGCACACCCCGGCGGGCGACATCCCGGTCGGCGCTGTCATCTACGGCCCCGACGGCCGGGAGCTGGGGTGGGGGACCAACCGTCGCGAAGCGGATTCCGACCCCACCGCCCACGCCGAGGTCGTCGCGATCCGGCGGGCCGTCGCCGAGTACGGGGACGGCTGGCGGCTGACGGACTGTGAAATCGTGGTCACCCTGGAGCCGTGCGCCATGTGCGCCGGGGCGCTGGTGGGCGCGCGCATCGGGTCGATCGTCTACGGCGCCGCCGAACCCAACACCGGGGCGTGCGGATCGTTGGTCGAGGTGCCTCGCGCGCCCGGCGCATTATTCGTGCCGCAGGTGCGCGGGGGAGTGCTCGCTACGGACGCCGCCAGCTTTCTCACAGACTTTTTTGGTGGGCTGCGCGGTTAAACGCCGCTACGATGGTGGGTGCCAGTGTGATACGCGACACGAAAGGATCCGCCATGAGCTTCCTGGATAAAGCCAAGAACGCGGCGCGCAACCTTGACAAGGACAAGCTCCACGAGACCGTCGACAAGGTGCAGGACAAGATCGGCAACGAACAGATCAACGAGAAGATCGACGGCGTGCAGGAAAAGCTGGGTCACACCGGGGCCGCAGACGCCCGGGACCGTGACCCGCAGGATCCCCAGCGCGACGGCGGGGTCGGCGGGGCGGACAACCCCAAGGACGACCGCGCCGACGACCCGGACAGCGGATAACGCTCGGGTCACGATTTGTCTCGCTGACGGCACGGGCCGTCACGCGTCGTTAATGTTGAAAGAGTAAGCCACAACTGAGAAAGAAGGGGAAAGACATGTCCAACGATTTCCAGAACAAGGCCAAGGAAATGGGCGGTCGCGCCAAGGAAGCCTTCGGCGCCGCCACCGACAACGAGAAGACCAAGAACGAGGGCAAGGCCGACCAGACCGAGTCCCAGGCCAAGCAGAAGATGGAAGAGGCCGGCGACAAGCTCAAGGAGAAGAAGGACGAAGTCTTGGGCTCCGTCCAGGACGCCAAGGACAACAAGTAGCAGGCGATTTGGTTGCCCAAGCGGCACTCCACTAAAGTTTCTTCACGGTGGCGTGTCCGAGCGGCCGAAGGTTCTCGACTCGAAATCGAGTGTGGGTAAAACCACCGAGGGTTCAAATCCCTCCGCCACCGCCACACCGGATCCCCGGGCTCAGACAATGGGCCCGGGGATCCGGCATTTACACGTGGGCGCGCACTATCACTAAACTGCGAAGGGTATCGCCCAGCCCGGGCCGTCGGGCATCACAATCGCAGGGAGTAAGCGAACACAGTGGCACAAATCCTTTTCCGACTCGGCCGGTGGTCCTTCCGTCGCAAATGGACGGTCCTGACCTCGTGGCTGCTGATCCTCGCCGGCGTGCTCGCCGCGGCGCTGTCGCTGTCCCGCCCCTTCACCACCGAGTTTGCCATCTCCGGCACGCCGGCGATCGACGCGATCTCCACCCTCGACGAGAAATTCCCCGGCGCCGGCGACTCCATCAACGCCGCCAGCGTCAACATCGTCTTCCACGTCCCCGACGGCGAGTCCGTCGCAGACCCCGAACACACGGACACGATCGATGACGTGGTCAACTACATCGAGGACGGCCTCGGCGACGAACTGACCGGCACCGAACGCTTCGGCAACCCCACCACCGTCTCGCCGGAGCTGCAACAGACGGTCATCGAAACCGAAACGGAGATGGGTCTGCCGGAGGAGACCGCGCGGATCGACGCCGAGAACGTCGCCATGGTCTCCGACGACGAGACGATCGCTTACACCACCTTCACCATCGACGTGGAAAGCGCCCAGGCCGTCACCGACGAACACCGCCAGGTGATCAACGAGGCCATGGATCTGGGTCGCGAGCAGGGCATGCAGGTCGAGGCCGGCGGACCGGGCTTCGGCGATCCGATCGTCATCAAGACCACCAGCGAAATCATCGGCCTGATCTTCGCCTTCATCGTCCTGATCATCACCTTCGGCTCCGTGGCCGCGGCGGTGATGCCGGTGATCACCGCCGTGATCGGCGTGGGCATCGGCGTGCTGCTGATCGTCACCTCCACCCAGTGGATCGAACTCAACAACATCACCCCGGTGCTGGCCGTGATGATCGGCCTGGCCGTGGGCATCGACTACTCGCTGTTCATCCTGTCGCGCTACCGGGACGAAAGAAAACGCATGCCGCCCGAGGAGGCCGCCGGCATGGCGGCCGGCACCGCGGGCTCCTCAGTGGTGTTCGCGGGCGCCACCGTGTTCGTGGCGCTGGCGGCCCTGGCCATCGTCAACATCGAGTTCCTCACCTGGATGGGCCTGTCGGCGGCCGTGACCGTGGCCATCGCCGTGCTGGTCGCCCTGACCCTGACCCCGGCCCTGCTCGGGATTTTCGGCAACAAGGCTTTCGCACTCAAGGCGCCCGGCATGGCCGGCAACCCCTGGCGCAAGGGCGGCAAGCCCCGCATGCAGGGAGAGGCCGTGGGCACCAAGTGGGTGAAATTCGTCCACCGCTTCCCGGCCCTGGTCGTCGCCGTCGTCGTCTTAGGCCTCGGCGCAATGTCGATTCCCACCATGAACCTGGAGATGTCCCTGCCGTCGGACTCGACGTCGAACAAGGACACCACCCAACGCAAGTCCGCCGACCTCATGGCCGAAGGCTTCGGCGAAGGCGTGAACTCGCCCTTCCTGGTCATCGTCGACGCCGAGGACGCGAACCCGGAAGCACCGGCGCTGACCCCGCTGATGCAGGCGCAGTCGTCCATGGCGGGCGAGGCCCCGGACGCGCCGACGGAGCAGGAGATCGCCGCGACCTCGTCATTTTTGTACACCGTGAACAAGATGCAGTCCGTGGGCGGCGTCAAGCACGCCCAGCTGATCGCCGCCAGCGAGGACGGCACCGCCGCCCAGATCCTGGTCACCCCGTTCACCGGACCGGACGAGCAAGTCACCGTCGAGGTCGCCCACGCCCTGCGCGCCCAAGGCGAGGAAGTCACCGACGCCACCGGCGCGACCATCGGCCTGACCGGGCTGACGGCGGTGCAGATGGACATCACCGAGCGCCTCGGCGGGGCGATGCCGCTGTACCTGTCCATCGTGGTGGGCCTGGCGATCGTCCTGCTGCTGTTGGTGTTCCGCTCCATCATGGTGCCGGTGGTCGCGGGCCTGGGCTTCCTGCTGTCGGTGGGCGCGGCCTTCGGCCTGACCGTCCTGGTCTGGCAGGAGGGGCTGTGGGGACTGGTCAATACCCCAGCGCCGCTGATTTCCTTCATGCCGATCTTCCTCATCGGCGTGACCTTCGGCCTGGCCATGGACTACCAGGTCTTCCTGGTCACCCGTATGCGCGAGCACTACGCCAAGAGCGGCGGCAGATCCACCCCGGGCTCGAAGTACAACGCGGTGGAAGAATCCGTCATCGTCGGCTTCTCCCAGGGCGCGCGCGTGGTCACCGCCGCCGCGATCATCATGATCGCCGTGTTCGTGGCCTTCATCGACCAGCCGCTGCCCTTCATCCAGATCTTCGGCTTCGCCCTGGGCGTGGGCGTGTTCTTCGACGCCTTCTTCATCCGCATGGGCCTGGTGCCGGCCACCATGTTCCTCATGGGCCGGGCCACCTGGTGGATGCCGAAGTGGCTGGACCGCATCCTGCCGAACATCGACATCGAGGGCACCGCCTTGGAGCGCGAGTTCGAAGAGAGGCAAAAAGCGCAGCAGCGCCCCGGCGAGAATGCTGAGGCGCGGGAAAAAGTTGCGGCCGGTTCGACGGCGGCGTCTGCGCTGGCCACAGAATCTTCCGGCTTTGAGGCCGCCACCTCCGACGCGCGCTACGGGTCCCGTGGTGGCGGGACCCGTGAGGAGAGCCACGGCCCCGTCCGTCGTGAAGACGACGATGACGGCGGGCCGTCGACCGACGAGATGCCGACGGTGAAGTGACTCTGCCGGGGCGTAGAGCCCTGGCTTAGAGCTCCGCGGTGCCGGTACCGCCGTCCGGCTTATCGCCGGTCACGCGCGACTTGGCCATTTCGAAGAGGTTCTCGATCTTTCCGCCCGAGAGTCCCCAGGACTGTGCGGATTCGGCGTTGGCGCGGAGCAGGCCCAGGTTCGGGTCGTGGCGACCGTCGAAGTAGGCCTCCATGTCCTCGTTCCACAGCTCGTCGATCTTCGCCTGGTCGTCGACGAATTCCACGGTCGCCGCTACGGACAGCCAAGAACCGGTCTCCGAGACCGCGATGTTGACGTGGTTGCTCTTCTTCAGCGCCTCCGCCTGGCTGACCGCGGTGGAGAAGAGGAACAACACATCGGCGTCGTCGGTGACCTCCTGCGGCGTCATCGGGTGAGATACGAGCTTGCCGTCCGCGCCCGTGGAGGTCAGCATGACCCAATCCGCGTTGCGCAGCTGCTTGACGACGGTTTCCTTGGACAGTTGCTGGTCAGTCATTAGTGCTCCTTACTTCTGTCGGGGCGAATCATAGAAGACTCGCTTTCTGTGACCCAGGGTACATACGGGCGGGAAGGGCTGCCACGGGGTGCCTGGATGGAGCGAAGTGCGTAAGGGGCGGCGCCGCCGGAGAAAGCGGTAGCTTGAGATGGCGTGGTGGCAGGGCAAATCTGTGTAGAGTGAGGGTTGGGTCCACATTAGTGCTGGCCATCAAGAGTGTTCCCCGCGCCAGCGGGAATGAGCCGTGAGGCCAGGTCTTCGACGGGGGCAGTCCTGCGTGTTCCCCGCGCCAGCGGGGATATAACCACGCCGCCGGCTACCTGATTCTGTACTCGTTGATTACTGATGGCCACTAGACTTCCAGCATGTCTCATAAATTAACCATTTAGGCATCACTGATGCCAGAGTTACACTTCTGCTGCTTCCGGCGATTCCGGCCGATGCCCCGCCCGGCCCTAAACTGGCGGGCATGACTGACACACCCCGCCCCGCCGTAAATGGATCGACGGACACCACCTTCACCCTGGGCACCGAGCTCGAGAAAGCTCCCGGTCGGCACGGCCGCACCGGTGTGATCCATACCCCGCACGGCGACATCCAGACCCCGGCGTTCATCCCCGTAGGCACCAAAGCCACCGTAAAGACCTTGACCCCGGAGCAGATCCGCAACACCGGTGCGCAGGCCATCCTGTCGAACGCCTATCACCTGTACCTGCAGCCCGGCCACGACATCGTCGACGAGGCCGGCGGGTTGTCGGCGTTCACTAATTGGCGCGGTCCCACCTACACCGACTCCGGCGGCTTCCAGGTCATGAGCCTGGGCTCCGGCTTCAAGAAGGTCTTGGCCATGGGCACGGAGGGACTCAGCGAAGCCGATATCAAGGCTCGCGACAAGGAGCGTCTGGCCAAGGTCGACGAGGACGGCGTGGACTTCAAGAGCTTCATCGACGGCTCCTCCCACCGCTTCACGCCCGAGTTCAGCATGCAGATCCAGCACGGCCTGGGCGCGGACATCATGTTCGCCTTCGATGAGCTGACCACGCTGGTGGACACGCGTAAATACCAGGAGGGTTCCGTGGAGCGCACCCACCGTTGGGCCGAACGCTGTCTGCGTGAGCATGACCGGTTGACCACCGAGCGCAGCCACCGGCCGAAACAGTCGCTGTGGGGCGTGGTGCAGGGCGCGCAGTACGAAGACCTGCGCCGCCAGGCCACCCGTGGGCTCATCGAACTTTCCGACGCCGCCGAAGCCGACGGCCGCCGCGGATTCGGCGGCTTCGGCATCGGCGGCGCCCTGGAGAAGGAAAACCTGGGCACCATCGTCGGCTGGGTCTGCGACGAGTTGCCCGTCGACAAGCCGCGTCACCTGCTGGGCATCTCCGAGCCGGACGACCTGTTCACCGCCGTGGAGGCCGGCGCCGACACCTTCGACTGCGTCGCGCCCACCCGCCTGGGGCGCCGCGGCGGGGTGTACACCCTCGACGGACGCATGAACCTGACGGCTGCCCGCTTCAAGCGCGACTTCCGCGGCGTCGACGAAGAATTCGGCGGCTACGTCTCCGAAAACTACTCCCGCGCCTACATCCGCCATCTGCTCAAGGCGAATGAATTCCTCGCCGGCACCCTGTGCACCATGCACAACGTCGAATTCATGATCCGGCTGGTCGACAACATGCGCGCCGCCATCGAGGCTGGCGACTTCGAGGCCTACCGCGACGAATTCCTGGGCCGTTACTACCACGGGCAGAAATAATGGGCGCCGGCCGCTACGCCCCATCACCCAGCGGGGACCTGCACTTCGGCAACCTGCGCACCGCCGTGCTGGCCTGGCTCTTCGCCCGCAGCACCGGGCGGGCATTCCTCATGCGCGTCGAGGACGTCGACACCCAGCGCTCCTCGATGGACTCCGCACGGCGCCAGCTCGAGGACCTCGCAGCCTTGGGCCTCGACTGGGACGGCGAGACGGTCTACCAGTCGCAGCGCTTCGACCGCTACGACGAAGCCATCGCCGCCTTGGCCGCACGGGGGCTGGTCTACGAATGCTATTGCTCACGAAAGGACATCCAGCGGGCGTCGTCGGCCCCGCACGCCGCGCCGGGCAGCTACCCGGGCACGTGCCGCGACCTGACGCAAACGCAACGCGAAGCCCGGCGGGCTGAATTACAAGAACAGGGCCGAGTGCCGGCGCTGCGATTGCGCGCCTCGGTGACGTCGTGGCCGGTCACGGACTATTACGTCGGCGAGTACACCGGCGACGTCGACGACTTCATTCTGCGCCGCGGCGGCAACGCGAACCAGGGGCAGGACTACGCCTACAACCTGGCCGTGGTGGTGGACGATGCCGATTACGGCGTGGATCAGGTCGTCCGGGGCGATGATCTGTTGTCCTCCGCCCCGCGGCAGGCGTACCTGGCGGATCTGTTGGGATTTAAGCCGCCGGAGTTCGTGCATGTGCCGTTGGTGCTCAACGCGGATGGTCAGCGGCTGGCTAAACGGGACGGGGCGGTGACGTTGCGCGAGATGCTGGAGACCCGCACCGTGGCCAATGTGGTCACCGCGATCGCCGGGTCGGTGGGGGTGCCGGGGGCGTCTGCGCTGCCGGAGATAGTGGAGCGTTTCGACCCGCGGGCGTTGCCGCGCGAGCCGTACGTGTGGCGCTAAATTAAAGGGCAAAGATATAACTTCCCTTTGATGATTGAACGGCCGTGTGCTGCGGCCTAGAAGGACGGCTGCCATGGACTGGCTTTCCGTGATCACCCCGACCATGCCGGTGCTGGAAATCATCGCCCGGGGAACCGTCACCTTTTTGTTGCTCTACGCGTTGTTGCGTCTCGTGGGCCGACGCGAGTCGGCGAGTGTGGGCATGACGGATGTGCTGGTCATCGTGCTCATCGCCGATGCCGCCAGCACCGGCATGGTCGGAGACAGCGAGACCCTGGCGGACGGGTTCCTCCTGGTGGTGGTGATCTTGTTCTGGAGCCTGGCCGTGGACGCGTTGAGCTACTGGTTCCCGTGGTTCCGGAAGTTCGCCAAGGCGGGGCCACGCTCGCTGATTGAAGACGGTGAATTGGTGCGCAAAACGATGCGGCGGGAATTCATGACCGAGGGCGAGGTCCTGTCCCAGCTGCGCATGAACGGCATCGAGGACCTCGACCAGGTGCGTCGCGTCTATTTGGAGGGCAACGGCGGGATCAGCATCATCACCGAGGACGACGACGACAGCGCGGAAGAGTCCGCGCAGAGGCACGGCAGGAACCACCCGTCGAGGGACGTGATGGACGATCCTGAAGGTTAGCTTTCCCGGTGGGGTTGGAACTCCAGGCCATCACGGGCGGCGAGCCGGAGCGGGCCATGGAAGTCCGTGCCGGTGACTTCCTCGCCTTTCTGCGTGATGGCTAAGACGCCGGCGTCGCGTAGTTCCACGGCGATCTCTCGGGTCAGGGGCATCAGGTCACGCCAGTCATCGGCGCCGACGACACGGGCGGCGTCGCTGGGGCAGATGGTTTTCTCCCCGCGCTCGCGCAGCAGGGTACGCATCGTGGCGGCGAGGCGTTCTCGGCGGCCGTCGTCGGTGGGCTCCCACCACGGGTCGCCGCGCTCGCCGAGGGCGACTTTGGCGTCGTGGACCATCACGCGCGCAGCGTCGCCCTTGGTCTTGACTAGGCGACGCCCGGTCATCAGCGCGGAGACCAACTGCTTACGCAGCGGCTCCGGGATGGCGGGGTCCGTGGCCCGCCATTTTCTGCCGTTGACCACGATGTAGCGGCCGTCGTCGGTGGTCTCCACGGTGCGTTCAGCCATGAGCCGATTCTACCGGCGTGCGCGGATGACCGTCGGGACAGTTTCACGTGAAACCCCGGGCCGCCTCCCATGAAAAGGAAGCGACCCGGGGCCGGGGGAGGGGCGAAACGACGTTACTGCTGCGCCGGAACCGGGCGGGTCCACACGCGGTGGGCCGCCAACAGTTCCTTGACATCTCCCAGCAGGTCCGGCAGCTTCTTGCCGGTGACCACGCCGTCGGCCGTGAGGTCGACGCCGGCGGCCTCCACGTCCGCACGGGCGTCCTTACGCAGAGCGATGGCCTTGTTGTGACGGAAGGCCTCGTCCAGCAGCACGCGGGCGGCCGGGACTGCCGGGGCGTCGGCGACGATCAGCGCGTCGAACTCGACGGAACGCGCCGTCAGGTACGTGCGCGAGACGTCCACGTCGGAACCGGCGAGCTTGCCACCGGTCGGGGCAATCACCAGCGGGATCATGCCCTCATCGAAGATCGTGGACACCAGCTTCTCGACCTCGTCGACCGGCGAGTCCTCGGTGGTGAGGATGCCAATCTGGCGGCCGTCGATGGGCCAGGTCTTGCCCAGCTGTGACAGCGCCGGACTGGTGGTCACGTCGGCGACCTCCACCGGGGCCGGGGCCGGCAGGCCCAGATCCGCGGCGACGCCCTCGGCCAATCCCTGGTCGACATTCGTCAGGACGTCGACCATGCGCTCCTTGACGGCCTGCTCGTAGCACTTGCCCAGCTCGAAGCTGATCGCGTCCTTGAGGTGGCGCTTCTCCACGTCCGACAGGCTCAGGTAGAACATGCGCGGCTGGGAGAAGTGGTCGTCGAAAGACTCCGGCTTCTTGCGCGTGATCTGGCCTTCCTTGATCTCCGCGGGGATGTCGATCAGGGCGGCGTCTTCGTTGCCGGCCATAAACGGGCACCCGCCGTCCAGCGAGTTCGGCTGATACGGGGCCACGCCCTTGTGCACCGCGGTCTGGTGGAAGCCGTCGCGGAACATGTCATTGACGTCCGTATGCGGGCGGTTGATGGGGATCTGGCTGAAGTTCGGCCCGCCCAAGCGTGTCAGCTGGGTGTCCAGGTAGGAAAACAGGCGGCCCTGCAGCATCGGGTCCTCGGAGACGTCGATGCCCGGCACCAGGTGGCCCGGGTGGAAGGCCACCTGCTCGGTTTCCGCGAAGTAGTTCGAGGGGTTGCGGTTCAGCGTCATCGTGCCCACGATCTGCACCGGGGCGATCTCCTCCGGGATGATCTTCGTGTCGTCCAGCAGGTCGATGCCGTCGAACATCGCGTCCTCGCTGTCAGGGAAGACCTGCAGGCCCAGGTCCCACTCGGGGTACGCGCCGGACTCGATGGCGTCGGCCAGGTCGCGGCGGTGGAAATCCGGGTCGGCGCCGCCGGTGATCTGCGCTTCCTCCCACACCTGGGAGTGCACGCCGAGCTTGGGCTTCCAGTGGAACTTCACCAGGCTGGTCTCGCCGGCGTCGTTGATCATGCGGAAGGTGTTGACGCCGAATCCCTCCATCATGCGGTAGGAGCGGGGAATGCCGCGGTCGGACATGTTCCACAGCATGTGGTGGACGGCCTCGGTGTGCAGGGAAATGAAATCCCAGAAAGTGTCGTGCGCGCTCTGCGCCTGCGGGATCTCCCGGTCCGGGTGCGGCTTGGCGGCGTGGATGACGTCCGGGAACTTAATGGCGTCCTGAATGAAGAACACGGGGATGTTGTTGCCCACCAGGTCCCAGACGCCCTCGTCGGTGTAGAACTTGGTGGCGAAACCACGGGTGTCGCGCGCGGTGTCCATGGAGCCGCGGTTGCCCAGCACAGTGGAGAACCGGGTGAAGACCTCGGTTTCCTTGCCCTTTTTAAACACCCCGGCCTTGGACACGCTCTCGGCGGCGCCGTTGGCCACGAACACGCCGTGGGCGGCGGCGCCGCGGGCGTGCACGACGCGCTCCGGGATGCGCTCGTGGTCGAAGTGCATGATCTTTTCGCGCAGGTGGTGATCCTGCAGCAGCACCG from Corynebacterium maris DSM 45190 includes these protein-coding regions:
- a CDS encoding catalase encodes the protein MTASDDKKQQDDAHVVPGAPNSITPQVEEPTTPTEPAPPKPDQKGPTPHTPAGKKLPVESEDLAQQGEYLTTAQGARLSNTDHSLRAGERGPVLLQDHHLREKIMHFDHERIPERVVHARGAAAHGVFVANGAAESVSKAGVFKKGKETEVFTRFSTVLGNRGSMDTARDTRGFATKFYTDEGVWDLVGNNIPVFFIQDAIKFPDVIHAAKPHPDREIPQAQSAHDTFWDFISLHTEAVHHMLWNMSDRGIPRSYRMMEGFGVNTFRMINDAGETSLVKFHWKPKLGVHSQVWEEAQITGGADPDFHRRDLADAIESGAYPEWDLGLQVFPDSEDAMFDGIDLLDDTKIIPEEIAPVQIVGTMTLNRNPSNYFAETEQVAFHPGHLVPGIDVSEDPMLQGRLFSYLDTQLTRLGGPNFSQIPINRPHTDVNDMFRDGFHQTAVHKGVAPYQPNSLDGGCPFMAGNEDAALIDIPAEIKEGQITRKKPESFDDHFSQPRMFYLSLSDVEKRHLKDAISFELGKCYEQAVKERMVDVLTNVDQGLAEGVAADLGLPAPAPVEVADVTTSPALSQLGKTWPIDGRQIGILTTEDSPVDEVEKLVSTIFDEGMIPLVIAPTGGKLAGSDVDVSRTYLTARSVEFDALIVADAPAVPAARVLLDEAFRHNKAIALRKDARADVEAAGVDLTADGVVTGKKLPDLLGDVKELLAAHRVWTRPVPAQQ